The following are encoded together in the Geobacter sulfurreducens PCA genome:
- a CDS encoding acetylornithine transaminase: MNTTQWIAKADKYIMKTYGRYPLVPVRGEGCRVWDADGKEYLDFLAGVAVNNLGHCHPKVVEALRTQAAEIIHCSNYYHIPNQIELAELLCAHSFADKVFFCNSGAEANEAAIKLARKHAREKTGDAERYGIITALASFHGRTMATISATGQEKVQKFFDPLLHGFTYVPFDDAAALEAAVTPTTCAVMLEPIQGEGGVVVPSADYFRKVREICDRHGLLLIFDEVQVGIGRTGKLFAHEHFDVTPDIMTLAKALAGGAPIGAMLARDEIAASFSPGTHGSTFGGNPLVTAAGLAAVRAVLEEGLLNRAEEMGEYLVGELERLKGKYDIITDVRGIGLMVGMELSVPAGDIVLKGLERGVLLNVAQDRVLRFVPPLVVTKQEVNDMIAVLDGILEEMTK; the protein is encoded by the coding sequence ATGAATACCACTCAATGGATTGCAAAGGCTGACAAATACATCATGAAGACCTATGGCCGGTACCCCCTGGTGCCGGTGCGGGGAGAAGGGTGCCGGGTCTGGGACGCGGACGGGAAGGAGTATCTGGACTTCCTTGCCGGCGTGGCCGTGAACAACCTGGGGCACTGCCATCCGAAAGTGGTTGAGGCGCTGCGCACGCAGGCCGCCGAGATCATCCACTGCTCCAACTACTACCACATCCCGAACCAGATCGAGCTGGCCGAGCTGCTCTGCGCCCACTCCTTCGCGGACAAGGTCTTTTTCTGCAACAGCGGCGCCGAGGCCAACGAGGCCGCCATCAAGCTGGCCCGCAAGCATGCCCGGGAGAAGACCGGCGACGCCGAACGCTATGGCATCATCACGGCGCTGGCCTCCTTCCACGGCCGGACCATGGCCACCATCTCCGCCACGGGCCAGGAAAAGGTCCAGAAGTTTTTCGACCCGCTCCTCCACGGCTTCACCTACGTCCCCTTCGACGATGCCGCGGCCCTGGAGGCAGCGGTCACTCCCACGACCTGCGCGGTGATGCTGGAGCCGATCCAGGGGGAAGGGGGCGTGGTCGTCCCTTCTGCCGACTACTTCCGGAAGGTTCGGGAGATCTGCGATCGCCACGGCCTGCTCCTCATCTTCGACGAAGTTCAGGTGGGGATCGGGCGGACCGGCAAGCTCTTCGCCCATGAACACTTTGACGTGACCCCCGACATCATGACCCTGGCCAAGGCCCTTGCCGGGGGCGCCCCCATCGGTGCCATGCTGGCCCGGGACGAGATCGCCGCGTCCTTTTCACCCGGCACCCACGGCTCAACCTTCGGGGGCAATCCCCTGGTCACCGCCGCGGGTTTGGCAGCCGTCCGGGCCGTGCTGGAGGAGGGGCTCCTTAACCGGGCCGAGGAGATGGGCGAATACCTGGTGGGGGAGCTGGAGCGGCTCAAGGGAAAATACGACATCATCACCGACGTGCGGGGCATCGGTCTCATGGTCGGCATGGAACTGTCGGTGCCGGCCGGCGACATCGTGCTCAAGGGGCTGGAGCGGGGCGTGCTCTTGAACGTGGCCCAGGACCGGGTACTCCGGTTCGTCCCTCCCCTGGTGGTGACCAAGCAGGAAGTGAATGACATGATCGCCGTTCTCGACGGCATCCTGGAGGAAATGACGAAATGA
- a CDS encoding argininosuccinate synthase has product MAKAHKDVKKIVLAYSGGLDTSIILKWLKNEYGCEVIAFSADLGQGDELAPIRDKAIATGADKVYIDDLKEEFVKDFVFPMFRANAIYEGHYLLGTSIARPLIAKRQMEIAKIEGADAVSHGATGKGNDQVRFELAYYHFDPAITVVAPWREWKLNSRQALVNYARKNGIPIPVTKKRPWSSDRNLLHISFEGGILEDTWAEPPENMYVLTKAPEKAPNKPQFVEIEFKNGNAVAVDGEKMSPAQLLAHLNYIGGEHGIGRVDLLENRSVGMKSRGVYETPGGTILREAHSAVEQITMDREVMRIRDSLIPEYARQVYAGYWFSPEREMLQTLIDDSQKCVNGVARVKLYKGHCRTVGRKSETNSLFNLDFATFEKDQVFNQADATGFIKINSLRLRIRSLMQGKK; this is encoded by the coding sequence ATGGCCAAAGCGCACAAAGACGTCAAGAAGATCGTCCTTGCCTATTCGGGCGGACTCGACACATCCATCATCCTCAAGTGGCTCAAGAACGAGTACGGCTGCGAGGTCATCGCCTTCTCCGCCGATCTGGGCCAAGGCGACGAACTGGCGCCGATCCGCGACAAGGCCATCGCAACCGGCGCCGACAAGGTCTACATCGACGACCTGAAGGAAGAATTCGTCAAGGACTTCGTATTCCCCATGTTCCGCGCCAACGCCATTTACGAGGGGCACTACCTCCTGGGCACCTCCATCGCCCGCCCCCTCATCGCCAAGCGTCAGATGGAGATCGCGAAGATCGAGGGTGCCGACGCCGTTTCCCACGGCGCCACCGGCAAGGGGAACGACCAGGTCCGCTTCGAGCTGGCCTACTACCACTTTGACCCGGCCATCACCGTGGTTGCCCCCTGGCGCGAGTGGAAGCTCAACAGCCGCCAGGCCCTGGTGAACTACGCCAGGAAGAACGGGATCCCGATCCCGGTCACCAAGAAGCGTCCCTGGTCCTCGGACCGCAACCTCCTCCACATCTCCTTCGAGGGCGGCATCCTGGAGGATACCTGGGCCGAGCCCCCCGAGAACATGTACGTGCTGACCAAGGCGCCGGAAAAGGCCCCCAACAAGCCCCAGTTCGTGGAGATCGAATTCAAAAACGGCAATGCCGTGGCCGTTGACGGCGAGAAGATGAGCCCGGCCCAGCTCCTGGCTCACCTGAACTACATCGGCGGCGAGCACGGTATCGGCCGGGTCGATCTCCTGGAGAACCGCTCCGTGGGCATGAAGTCCCGGGGCGTGTACGAGACCCCCGGCGGCACCATCCTGCGCGAGGCCCACTCGGCGGTGGAGCAGATCACCATGGACCGCGAGGTCATGCGGATCCGCGACTCCCTCATCCCCGAGTACGCCCGCCAGGTCTATGCCGGCTACTGGTTCTCGCCGGAGCGGGAGATGCTCCAGACCCTGATCGACGATTCCCAGAAGTGCGTGAACGGCGTGGCCCGGGTGAAACTCTACAAGGGGCACTGCCGTACCGTGGGGCGCAAGTCCGAGACCAACTCTCTCTTCAACCTGGACTTCGCCACCTTCGAAAAGGATCAGGTCTTCAACCAGGCCGACGCCACCGGCTTCATCAAGATCAACTCCCTGCGGCTGCGGATCAGGTCGCTCATGCAGGGGAAGAAGTAG
- the argH gene encoding argininosuccinate lyase — protein MAHEKLWGGRFSEPTDQFVEEFTASIDFDKRLYHQDIRGSIAHARMLGKQGILPMAEVEKIVAGLQEVLARIEAGKFDFSVALEDIHMNIEARLTEKIGEAGKRLHTGRSRNDQVALDIRLYLRDEIVEISAYLDMLVDSLIYQAEANLGVIMPGYTHLQTAQPILFSHHMMAYVEMFTRDKGRMEDCLRRMNVLPLGAGALAGTTFPIDREHVAELLDFPGVTRNSLDSVSDRDFALEFMGASSILMMHLSRFSEELILWSTSEFKFVELTDSFCTGSSIMPQKKNPDVPELVRGKTGRVYGNLMALLTVMKALPLAYNKDMQEDKEPLFDTIDTVKGSLKIFADMVREMRINAGNMRAAAAKGFSTATDVADYLVRQGMPFRDAHEVVGKTVAYCIANGKDLPDLTMDEWQGFSDKIGEDIFDAITLEASVNARVATGGTALERVKAEIERAKVGR, from the coding sequence ATGGCACACGAAAAACTGTGGGGCGGCCGCTTTTCCGAGCCGACCGACCAATTCGTCGAGGAATTCACCGCTTCCATCGACTTCGACAAGCGGCTCTACCACCAGGACATCCGGGGCTCCATCGCCCACGCGCGGATGCTGGGCAAGCAAGGCATCCTCCCCATGGCTGAGGTCGAAAAGATCGTGGCGGGGCTCCAGGAGGTCCTTGCCCGGATCGAGGCCGGGAAATTTGACTTCTCCGTGGCCCTGGAAGACATCCACATGAACATCGAGGCGCGTCTCACGGAGAAGATCGGCGAGGCCGGCAAGCGGCTCCACACCGGCCGTTCCCGCAACGACCAGGTTGCCCTCGACATCCGCCTCTACCTGCGGGACGAGATCGTGGAGATCTCCGCCTACCTGGATATGTTGGTGGACTCCCTCATTTACCAGGCGGAAGCCAACCTGGGCGTCATCATGCCCGGCTACACCCACCTGCAGACCGCCCAGCCCATCCTCTTCTCCCACCACATGATGGCCTACGTGGAGATGTTCACCAGGGACAAGGGGCGGATGGAGGACTGCCTGCGGCGGATGAACGTCCTTCCGCTCGGCGCCGGCGCCCTGGCCGGGACCACCTTCCCCATCGACCGGGAACACGTGGCCGAGCTGCTGGACTTCCCCGGCGTGACCCGCAATTCCCTCGATTCGGTATCGGACCGGGACTTCGCCCTGGAGTTCATGGGGGCCTCCTCGATCCTGATGATGCACCTCTCCCGTTTCTCCGAGGAGCTGATCCTCTGGTCCACCAGCGAGTTCAAGTTCGTGGAGCTGACCGATTCCTTCTGCACCGGCTCCTCGATCATGCCCCAGAAGAAGAACCCGGACGTGCCGGAACTGGTCCGCGGCAAAACCGGCCGGGTCTACGGCAACCTCATGGCGCTCCTCACGGTCATGAAGGCCCTGCCCCTGGCTTACAACAAGGACATGCAGGAAGACAAGGAGCCTCTCTTCGACACCATCGACACCGTGAAGGGGAGCCTCAAGATTTTCGCCGACATGGTGCGGGAGATGCGGATCAACGCCGGGAACATGCGGGCCGCGGCCGCCAAGGGTTTCTCCACCGCCACCGACGTGGCCGACTACCTGGTCCGCCAGGGGATGCCCTTCCGCGACGCCCACGAGGTGGTGGGGAAGACCGTGGCCTACTGTATCGCCAACGGCAAGGATCTCCCGGATCTGACCATGGATGAATGGCAGGGGTTCTCGGACAAGATCGGCGAGGACATCTTCGACGCGATTACCCTGGAAGCGTCGGTCAACGCCCGCGTCGCCACCGGCGGCACGGCCCTGGAGCGCGTCAAGGCGGAGATCGAGCGGGCCAAGGTGGGGAGATAG
- a CDS encoding NUDIX domain-containing protein, protein MADKTFKKDHIVTSVVAVIVDDDGQVLLTKRNVTPFKGEWVMPGGKIDLGEPIVAALQREVMEEVGLQVEVEDLIDVFEHVTPGEDNYHFIILYYLCHPIYCDIDHNRDEVEEARWVPRGELAGYKMPEGTRFILGKVFPELCSCET, encoded by the coding sequence ATGGCCGACAAGACATTCAAGAAAGACCACATCGTCACCTCTGTCGTGGCCGTCATCGTGGATGATGACGGTCAGGTGCTCCTCACCAAGCGGAACGTGACCCCCTTCAAGGGGGAATGGGTCATGCCCGGTGGGAAGATCGACCTGGGTGAGCCGATCGTCGCGGCCCTCCAGCGGGAGGTTATGGAAGAGGTGGGGCTCCAGGTAGAGGTGGAAGACCTCATCGACGTGTTCGAGCACGTGACCCCAGGCGAGGACAACTACCACTTCATCATCCTCTACTACCTCTGCCACCCCATCTATTGTGACATCGACCACAACCGCGACGAGGTGGAGGAGGCCCGCTGGGTCCCCCGCGGAGAGCTGGCGGGCTACAAAATGCCCGAAGGGACCCGCTTCATCCTCGGCAAGGTATTTCCGGAGCTCTGCAGCTGCGAGACGTGA
- a CDS encoding LPS translocon maturation chaperone LptM has protein sequence MGGNHRIVVKLVAGIALAAALAGCGRKGPLVPPESFVPASVSTLTVEQKDDAFYVSWPAPEKDEGGRPLKDLAGFRVYRRPVLPPGQDCEECPTAYTLIRTVDLEYPQDVRSYDGRYVLADRGLTNGATYQYKVISFKKDGSESGASNRARRTMVAAPPAPRLAASSSATGVALQWEPSPPATGEPVGAYIYRRRGDDLASLVLLTPSPVTGTSYEDQRLERGVTYVYLVRQVVAVDGQLVEGAASNTVRGALTEPE, from the coding sequence GTGGGCGGTAATCATCGGATCGTAGTCAAGCTCGTCGCCGGAATCGCACTTGCGGCCGCCCTGGCAGGCTGCGGCAGGAAGGGGCCGCTGGTGCCGCCCGAATCCTTCGTGCCTGCCTCTGTCTCTACCCTGACGGTGGAGCAGAAGGATGACGCCTTCTACGTCTCCTGGCCCGCGCCCGAGAAGGATGAGGGGGGCCGCCCCCTCAAGGACCTGGCCGGGTTCAGGGTCTACCGCAGGCCGGTGCTCCCGCCGGGGCAGGACTGCGAGGAGTGCCCCACCGCCTACACGCTGATCAGGACCGTGGACCTGGAGTATCCCCAGGACGTGCGTTCCTATGACGGCCGCTACGTGCTGGCCGACCGCGGCCTGACCAACGGGGCCACCTACCAGTACAAGGTTATCTCATTCAAGAAGGACGGCAGCGAGAGCGGGGCCTCGAACCGGGCCCGTCGCACGATGGTGGCGGCCCCGCCTGCGCCGCGCCTCGCCGCTTCATCGAGCGCAACCGGCGTCGCGCTCCAGTGGGAACCGTCCCCGCCTGCGACCGGGGAGCCCGTTGGCGCCTACATTTACCGCCGCCGGGGCGACGACCTCGCCAGCTTGGTCCTCTTGACGCCGTCGCCGGTGACCGGCACGAGCTACGAGGACCAGCGCCTGGAGCGGGGCGTCACCTATGTCTATCTGGTGCGCCAGGTCGTTGCCGTGGACGGACAACTGGTGGAAGGCGCCGCATCCAACACCGTACGGGGCGCCCTGACCGAACCGGAGTAG
- the argF gene encoding ornithine carbamoyltransferase, with amino-acid sequence MIRHFLALNQFTKEELDGLFTLSRELKDKQKQGVPHRLLEGKSVALIFEKSSTRTRVSFEVGVAQLGAHPLFISSATSQMGRGEPIKDTARVMARYCDGVMIRTYGQEIVEEFARYSSVPVINGLTDLFHPCQIMADLFTVIEYKGGYQGLKFAWVGDGNNMANTWIEAAAILGFDLALACPTGYEPDRQVWDWAQQRATSSITITEDPEEAVRDADVVNTDVWASMGQEQEQKEREAAFQGYCLDDALVALARPDCMVLHCLPAHRGEEITDSVIEGPRSAVWDEAENRLHIQKAIMASLMK; translated from the coding sequence ATGATCAGGCACTTTCTGGCCCTCAACCAGTTTACGAAAGAGGAGCTCGACGGGCTCTTCACCCTCAGCCGGGAACTGAAGGACAAGCAGAAGCAGGGCGTTCCCCACCGGCTGCTGGAGGGGAAGAGCGTGGCCCTCATCTTCGAGAAATCGTCCACCCGGACCCGCGTCTCCTTTGAGGTGGGAGTCGCCCAACTGGGAGCCCATCCCCTGTTCATCTCCTCGGCCACGTCCCAGATGGGGCGGGGCGAACCCATCAAGGACACGGCCCGTGTCATGGCCCGCTACTGCGACGGCGTCATGATCCGCACCTACGGCCAGGAGATCGTTGAGGAGTTCGCCCGCTACTCGTCGGTGCCGGTCATCAACGGCCTCACCGACCTGTTCCATCCCTGCCAGATCATGGCCGACCTCTTCACGGTCATCGAATACAAGGGAGGCTATCAGGGACTGAAATTCGCATGGGTCGGCGACGGCAACAATATGGCCAACACCTGGATTGAAGCCGCCGCCATCCTGGGCTTCGACCTGGCCCTGGCCTGCCCCACCGGGTACGAGCCCGACCGGCAGGTCTGGGACTGGGCCCAGCAGCGGGCCACGTCCTCCATCACCATCACCGAGGACCCTGAGGAGGCCGTGCGCGACGCCGACGTCGTCAACACCGATGTCTGGGCCAGCATGGGGCAGGAGCAGGAGCAGAAGGAGCGTGAGGCGGCGTTCCAGGGCTACTGCCTCGACGACGCCCTGGTTGCCTTGGCCCGGCCCGACTGCATGGTCCTCCACTGCCTCCCGGCCCACCGGGGCGAGGAGATCACCGACAGTGTCATCGAAGGCCCCCGCTCCGCCGTCTGGGACGAGGCCGAAAACCGGCTCCACATTCAGAAAGCCATCATGGCTTCATTGATGAAGTAA